A DNA window from Pedomonas mirosovicensis contains the following coding sequences:
- the sfsA gene encoding DNA/RNA nuclease SfsA, whose product MRFEEMLVPAKLVRRYKRFLADVELETGEVVTAHCANSGSMMGLAVPGSRVWLSPNRNPKAKLAWRWEAEECEGGLVGINTSHPNRIVEEAIRAGLIPELSGYDSLRREVPYGKNSRIDLLLEGGKGLCFVEVKNVTLRREGRAEFPDSVTARGTKHLAELAEQVAAGHRAVMLYLIQRSDCDCFTVAADIDPAYADGLARARAAGVEAYAYACAVSPRKSASRARCRWRYREPLPEWAERLALPARCSDLKGACRMKRQGRSKGL is encoded by the coding sequence ATGCGTTTTGAAGAAATGCTGGTGCCGGCCAAACTCGTGCGGCGTTACAAGCGGTTCCTGGCCGATGTGGAGCTGGAAACGGGCGAGGTCGTCACCGCCCACTGCGCCAACTCGGGCTCGATGATGGGGCTGGCGGTGCCGGGCAGCCGGGTGTGGCTCTCCCCCAACCGCAACCCCAAGGCCAAGCTGGCCTGGCGCTGGGAGGCAGAGGAGTGCGAGGGGGGCTTGGTCGGCATCAACACCAGCCACCCCAACCGTATTGTCGAGGAGGCCATCCGCGCCGGGCTCATCCCGGAGCTTTCGGGCTATGACTCGCTGCGCCGCGAGGTGCCCTACGGCAAGAACAGCCGTATCGATCTTCTGCTGGAAGGCGGGAAGGGCCTTTGCTTCGTCGAGGTGAAGAACGTGACCCTGCGGCGGGAAGGCCGGGCGGAGTTTCCCGATTCGGTGACGGCGCGGGGCACCAAGCATCTGGCGGAACTGGCCGAGCAGGTGGCAGCGGGCCACCGGGCGGTGATGCTCTATCTCATCCAGCGCAGCGACTGCGATTGCTTTACCGTCGCCGCGGACATCGACCCGGCCTATGCGGATGGCTTGGCCAGGGCGCGTGCGGCGGGCGTTGAGGCCTATGCCTATGCCTGCGCGGTTTCCCCCAGGAAATCTGCCTCTCGGGCGCGGTGCCGCTGGCGCTATAGGGAGCCCCTACCCGAATGGGCGGAACGGCTGGCCTTGCCTGCCCGTTGTTCCGACCTCAAGGGGGCTTGCAGGATGAAGCGGCAAGGGCGAAGTAAAGGTTTATGA
- a CDS encoding competence/damage-inducible protein A — protein sequence MTPPDRIYTAALVIIGDEILSGRTQDANLAYLAKWLNVQGIRLREARVVPDIEAEIVEAVNACRARHDYVFTTGGIGPTHDDITIDAIAKAFGVPVIVHPEAEAMLRAYYGDALTDARLRMARVPEGAELVPNALSAAPGIRIKNVYILAGVPGVARAMLHALDGRLEGGRPVLSRTIGAKVGESTVADLLAATEAAHPGVQVGSYPFWRGGEPNANFVIRSTDPQAMNLAAEAILKGLAEMGLDPVDGEI from the coding sequence ATGACCCCGCCCGACCGCATCTACACCGCCGCGCTTGTCATTATCGGCGATGAGATTCTCTCCGGCCGCACCCAGGATGCGAACTTGGCGTACCTTGCCAAGTGGCTCAATGTCCAGGGAATCCGCCTCAGGGAAGCCCGCGTGGTGCCGGATATTGAGGCGGAGATCGTGGAGGCAGTGAACGCCTGCCGGGCGCGGCACGACTACGTGTTTACCACCGGCGGCATCGGCCCCACGCACGATGACATCACCATCGACGCCATCGCCAAGGCCTTCGGCGTGCCGGTGATCGTGCATCCGGAAGCCGAGGCGATGCTGCGCGCCTATTACGGCGACGCGCTGACCGACGCGCGCCTGCGGATGGCCCGCGTGCCCGAGGGGGCGGAGCTGGTCCCCAACGCCTTAAGCGCCGCGCCGGGCATTCGCATCAAGAACGTCTACATTCTTGCGGGCGTGCCGGGCGTGGCCCGCGCCATGCTCCATGCGCTGGACGGCAGGCTGGAGGGCGGCAGGCCCGTCCTCTCCCGCACCATCGGCGCCAAGGTGGGCGAGAGCACCGTGGCCGACCTGCTTGCCGCGACCGAGGCCGCCCACCCCGGCGTGCAGGTGGGCAGCTATCCCTTCTGGCGGGGCGGCGAGCCCAACGCCAATTTCGTTATCCGCTCCACCGACCCGCAAGCGATGAACCTTGCTGCCGAGGCGATTCTGAAGGGTCTTGCCGAGATGGGGCTGGACCCGGTCGACGGCGAAATCTAG
- a CDS encoding acyltransferase, protein MPTTAELRPAQQVMEKPVRSREFQQHIHIFRAVAICLIVGAHSVPSFEWERRPLAGQLVDTVCNQASVFFFFIAGYLFQYLSGRFAYGAYLRQKFKTVLLPYLLVSIPAIVISVWFIPQEGMWRWFYDLPAWQQVGLFYLTGKHLEPLWFVPTIALYYLAAPLLLALDRRPMFYWVIPLLVILSVELGRDGAWGPINKAIYLLPAYLFGMAFSHFRTQAEALSRKYLLLAVAASAACYAALVEAPVEAGSLQILLKLLLCPILIVLFKALSGKIGNRLDYVAHVSFGIFFVHAYFISAFRLLWTMAGGKSWVGAESTALFPPSVLLFFLHAIVVLAASVAIIWAVQKLFPKHSRQLIGA, encoded by the coding sequence ATGCCGACCACTGCCGAGTTGCGGCCTGCCCAGCAGGTCATGGAAAAGCCTGTCCGCTCTCGTGAATTTCAGCAACATATCCATATCTTTCGCGCCGTTGCCATTTGCCTGATCGTGGGCGCGCATTCCGTCCCGAGCTTCGAGTGGGAGCGCCGGCCGCTGGCGGGGCAACTGGTCGACACGGTGTGCAATCAGGCCTCGGTGTTCTTCTTCTTCATCGCCGGCTACCTGTTTCAATATCTCTCCGGCCGGTTCGCGTATGGCGCGTATCTGCGGCAGAAGTTCAAGACGGTGCTGCTGCCCTACCTGCTTGTCTCCATCCCGGCGATTGTCATTTCGGTGTGGTTCATCCCGCAGGAGGGGATGTGGCGGTGGTTCTATGATCTGCCCGCGTGGCAGCAGGTCGGCCTGTTTTACCTGACCGGCAAGCATCTGGAGCCGCTGTGGTTTGTCCCCACCATCGCCCTCTATTACCTGGCCGCGCCCTTGCTGCTGGCGCTGGATCGGCGGCCGATGTTCTACTGGGTGATCCCGCTGCTTGTCATCCTGTCGGTTGAACTGGGGCGCGACGGCGCATGGGGTCCCATCAACAAGGCCATCTACCTGTTGCCGGCCTATTTGTTCGGCATGGCGTTCAGCCATTTCCGGACCCAGGCCGAGGCGCTCAGCCGCAAATACCTGCTGTTGGCCGTTGCAGCCTCGGCAGCCTGCTATGCGGCGTTGGTGGAAGCTCCCGTTGAGGCGGGCAGCCTGCAAATCCTCCTCAAGCTGCTGCTTTGTCCCATCCTGATTGTGCTGTTCAAGGCGCTGTCGGGGAAGATCGGCAACCGGCTGGACTATGTGGCGCACGTCAGCTTCGGCATCTTCTTCGTCCATGCCTATTTCATCTCCGCCTTCCGCCTGCTGTGGACCATGGCGGGCGGCAAGTCCTGGGTCGGGGCGGAATCAACCGCCCTGTTCCCGCCGAGCGTGCTGCTGTTCTTCTTGCACGCCATCGTGGTGCTGGCCGCATCCGTTGCCATCATCTGGGCGGTGCAGAAACTCTTTCCCAAGCACAGCCGCCAGCTCATCGGGGCGTGA
- a CDS encoding PEP-CTERM sorting domain-containing protein codes for MHKALRGVVASVAFLWSGVALAGAIEPYFATVEMIATVRSVSASGRLLDANQNYVRDLTTADLPILPWNVGDRLTVRWQQHSNDLNREFCPQGTPQLVFGGITFDAVGSSLGSPCPGSAASFAQVDRAGGGTSPIWDGWESGMSRGPILDLLTGELIGEDSLFEPIDGLVVDCCVYLYDAEADEIIGIQSNGSGGAVGIEEYSSLPSWPVQFLWPASFGRETGGGGMNILTSQELGYLEWEDPETGEPVSLGWLEDAHFGVSFDVEWRTSVEHLAVPEPGALALLGAGLLGVARLTRRREAGASRA; via the coding sequence ATGCACAAGGCGCTTCGGGGAGTTGTAGCGTCTGTCGCGTTCCTGTGGAGTGGTGTTGCTCTGGCTGGGGCGATCGAGCCGTACTTCGCGACGGTGGAAATGATCGCGACCGTCCGCAGCGTATCGGCCTCCGGCCGCCTGCTGGATGCGAACCAGAACTATGTCCGTGATTTGACGACGGCCGACCTGCCCATTCTGCCGTGGAATGTGGGCGACCGGCTGACCGTGCGCTGGCAGCAGCACTCGAATGACCTAAATCGGGAATTCTGCCCGCAAGGCACTCCTCAGCTGGTTTTCGGCGGCATCACCTTCGACGCGGTAGGCTCCAGCCTGGGCTCGCCATGTCCGGGCTCGGCTGCCAGCTTCGCGCAGGTGGACCGGGCTGGGGGCGGCACGTCTCCAATCTGGGACGGCTGGGAGAGCGGCATGAGCCGAGGCCCAATTCTGGATCTGCTCACCGGCGAGCTGATTGGCGAGGACTCTTTGTTCGAGCCGATCGACGGTCTGGTGGTGGACTGCTGCGTCTACCTTTATGATGCAGAAGCCGATGAAATCATTGGAATACAGAGCAACGGCAGCGGCGGGGCGGTCGGGATCGAGGAATATTCATCCCTTCCTTCCTGGCCCGTTCAATTCCTGTGGCCTGCCTCCTTTGGCCGGGAAACCGGCGGCGGCGGAATGAACATCCTCACGTCCCAGGAGCTTGGCTATCTGGAGTGGGAAGATCCGGAAACCGGAGAGCCTGTCTCCCTCGGCTGGCTGGAGGATGCCCACTTCGGCGTCAGCTTTGATGTCGAGTGGCGAACCAGCGTCGAGCATCTCGCCGTGCCGGAACCCGGCGCGCTGGCGTTGCTTGGCGCAGGGCTGCTGGGCGTTGCACGGCTGACGCGCCGACGCGAAGCGGGAGCATCACGCGCCTGA
- a CDS encoding NnrU family protein, translating to MTQLIIALVAFVGGHFLLSHPLRHPLIQALGQRGFQGLYALMATLTLVWVVIAYSKAPAVSLWEPPAFAYPVGVVLMLLALILFLGSLVQPNPTLMGSVGVHGEAAAAAPRLSGAPRGVVAITRHPMMWGFGLWAISHALVNGDAATIFLCLGIAILALVGAALQDRRKAVEFGPAWHDFAARTAYIPFNAQITGRLPWRTAWPGWLVVVGGISLFVIFTYLHEALFGAPALAFWS from the coding sequence ATGACGCAGCTCATCATCGCATTGGTTGCGTTTGTGGGAGGCCACTTCCTCCTGTCCCATCCCCTGCGGCACCCCTTGATACAGGCCCTTGGGCAGCGGGGGTTCCAGGGCCTCTACGCCCTGATGGCCACCCTCACCCTGGTCTGGGTTGTTATCGCGTACAGCAAGGCGCCGGCGGTTTCCCTGTGGGAGCCGCCGGCGTTCGCTTATCCGGTCGGCGTTGTCTTGATGCTGCTGGCGCTCATCCTGTTTCTCGGCTCCCTGGTTCAGCCCAATCCCACGTTGATGGGCTCCGTCGGCGTCCATGGCGAGGCCGCAGCCGCTGCGCCCCGCCTGTCGGGGGCGCCGCGCGGCGTCGTTGCCATCACCCGCCACCCGATGATGTGGGGCTTCGGCCTGTGGGCCATCAGCCACGCGCTGGTGAACGGCGATGCGGCAACGATCTTCCTTTGCCTCGGCATTGCCATTCTCGCTCTTGTCGGCGCGGCGTTGCAGGACCGCCGCAAGGCCGTCGAGTTCGGCCCGGCCTGGCACGATTTTGCGGCACGCACCGCCTATATTCCCTTCAACGCCCAGATCACGGGCCGCCTGCCCTGGCGCACGGCATGGCCCGGCTGGCTCGTGGTGGTGGGCGGCATCTCCCTGTTCGTCATCTTCACCTATCTTCACGAGGCCCTGTTCGGCGCGCCTGCGCTCGCCTTCTGGTCCTAG
- a CDS encoding amidohydrolase family protein produces the protein MMRAAVIALALASGVSVAQAETIAIVGGTVHTVANPTPIENGTVVIRDGKIVAVGQNVAVPQGARVIDAKGKQVTPGLFNAFTALGLADVAAVRESNDIRTSGSSYTASLDVSYAVNPKAVPIAVTRVDGVTRAVVSPQPNQSVFGGQGALIQLGDSNDLVFKPRAFQFVALGEHGGELGGGSRPAAYAEFINALKEARDLSKTDFVNTGGSRSPVYNRADLQALQPVLNGDMPVLVWAERAVDIHNVIGLRKEFPKLKIVILGASEGWMVANELAEARIPVVINALQNLPTTFEQLGSTMNNAGRMAAAGVTVALGTMARDEAHQARLVVQDAANLVGQSRVPGGTGLNWEDALKTVTLNPAKIFGVDKQLGTLEPGKVGDVVVWSGDPFDLRQAPTNVIIAGHEVSLESRQTKLRDRYLGLQGKNLPYQYRY, from the coding sequence ATGATGCGGGCGGCTGTCATTGCCCTGGCCCTGGCCTCCGGCGTGTCCGTAGCCCAGGCCGAAACCATCGCCATCGTGGGCGGCACGGTGCACACCGTTGCTAACCCCACGCCCATCGAGAACGGTACGGTCGTCATCCGTGACGGCAAGATCGTGGCCGTCGGCCAGAACGTTGCCGTGCCTCAGGGCGCGCGCGTCATCGACGCGAAGGGCAAGCAGGTCACGCCGGGTCTGTTCAACGCCTTCACGGCGCTGGGCCTGGCCGACGTGGCTGCCGTGCGCGAAAGCAACGACATCCGCACCAGTGGCTCCAGCTACACGGCCTCGCTCGATGTGAGCTATGCCGTGAACCCGAAGGCCGTGCCGATCGCGGTGACCCGCGTTGACGGCGTCACCCGCGCCGTGGTGTCGCCGCAGCCGAACCAGTCGGTGTTCGGCGGGCAGGGCGCGCTCATCCAGCTGGGCGATTCCAACGACCTGGTGTTCAAGCCGCGCGCCTTCCAGTTCGTGGCGCTGGGCGAGCACGGCGGTGAGCTGGGCGGCGGCAGCCGTCCGGCGGCCTACGCCGAGTTCATCAATGCCCTGAAGGAAGCTCGCGACCTCTCCAAGACCGACTTCGTGAACACGGGCGGTTCGCGCTCGCCGGTCTACAACCGAGCGGACCTGCAGGCGCTGCAGCCGGTGCTGAACGGCGACATGCCGGTGCTGGTGTGGGCCGAGCGCGCGGTGGACATCCACAACGTGATTGGCCTGCGGAAGGAGTTCCCGAAGCTGAAGATCGTCATTCTTGGCGCATCGGAAGGCTGGATGGTCGCCAACGAGCTGGCTGAGGCCCGCATTCCGGTGGTCATCAACGCGCTCCAGAACCTGCCGACGACGTTCGAGCAGTTGGGCTCCACCATGAACAACGCGGGCCGCATGGCCGCTGCGGGGGTCACGGTGGCGCTGGGCACCATGGCGCGTGACGAGGCGCACCAGGCTCGCCTGGTGGTTCAGGACGCAGCCAACCTGGTGGGGCAGTCCCGCGTTCCGGGCGGCACCGGCCTCAACTGGGAGGACGCTCTGAAGACCGTTACCCTCAACCCTGCCAAGATCTTCGGCGTGGACAAGCAGCTTGGTACGCTGGAGCCTGGCAAGGTGGGCGACGTTGTGGTTTGGAGTGGCGATCCGTTTGATCTGCGGCAGGCGCCGACCAACGTGATCATCGCCGGTCACGAGGTGAGCCTTGAATCCCGCCAGACCAAGCTGCGGGATCGCTACCTTGGCCTGCAAGGCAAGAACCTGCCGTATCAGTATCGCTACTGA
- a CDS encoding amidohydrolase, whose translation MKHILLTMSALVALGACATTGQTGGGQAAAANKAGASAATADASVVRINKDPYPSTYKPYPSVPTLIRGATILDGKGGQIENGEILMRDGKIVAVGQTVEAPADAVVVDGRGKWVTPGVIDAHSHMGDYPAPEVQAHADGNEVTGPVTSQDWAEHAVWPQDPQFTRALAAGVTTVQVLPGSANLFGGRSVTLKLVPSRTMQGMKFPGAPYGLKMACGENPKRVYGSKGQAPGSRMGNFAVDRQTWAKAQEYKRKWDAYNEKVEKGEKAEAPSRDLQLETLAGVLSGEILVQNHCYRADEMANVIDMSKEFGYKVTAFHHAVEAYKIADLLAKEHICAALWADWWGFKMEGYDGIKENIPMVHAAGACAIVHSDDPNGVQRLNQEAAKALGAGRRAGINISEAEAWQWLSLNPAKALGIADKTGSLENGKMADVVLWNGDPFSAYSRAEKVWVDGALLFDANNPKLRPVSDFELGQPGEGDAK comes from the coding sequence ATGAAGCACATTCTGTTAACGATGAGTGCGCTGGTCGCGCTCGGCGCCTGCGCCACCACCGGTCAAACCGGTGGCGGCCAGGCCGCCGCCGCGAACAAGGCCGGGGCAAGCGCTGCCACGGCTGATGCGTCGGTGGTGCGGATCAACAAGGACCCGTATCCCTCGACCTACAAGCCGTATCCCAGCGTGCCGACGCTCATCCGGGGGGCAACGATTCTGGACGGTAAGGGCGGCCAGATCGAGAATGGCGAAATCCTCATGCGCGATGGCAAGATCGTCGCGGTGGGCCAGACCGTCGAGGCGCCGGCGGACGCCGTCGTGGTCGACGGTCGCGGCAAGTGGGTGACGCCGGGCGTCATCGACGCGCACAGCCACATGGGCGACTATCCGGCGCCGGAAGTGCAGGCCCATGCCGACGGCAACGAGGTCACCGGTCCGGTGACGTCCCAGGACTGGGCCGAGCACGCTGTTTGGCCGCAGGATCCGCAGTTCACCCGCGCTCTGGCAGCGGGCGTGACCACGGTTCAGGTTCTGCCCGGTTCGGCCAACCTGTTCGGCGGCCGCTCCGTGACGCTGAAGCTGGTGCCGTCGCGCACCATGCAGGGCATGAAGTTCCCCGGCGCTCCCTATGGCCTGAAGATGGCCTGCGGCGAGAACCCGAAGCGCGTCTACGGCAGCAAGGGCCAGGCGCCGGGCAGCCGCATGGGCAACTTCGCGGTTGATCGCCAGACCTGGGCCAAGGCGCAGGAATACAAGCGCAAGTGGGACGCCTACAACGAGAAGGTTGAGAAGGGCGAGAAGGCGGAAGCGCCGTCCCGCGACCTGCAGCTTGAAACCCTGGCCGGCGTGCTGTCGGGCGAGATCCTGGTGCAGAACCACTGCTACCGGGCGGACGAGATGGCCAACGTCATCGATATGTCCAAGGAGTTCGGCTACAAGGTCACGGCCTTCCACCACGCCGTCGAGGCGTACAAGATCGCAGACCTGCTCGCCAAGGAGCACATCTGCGCGGCCCTGTGGGCCGACTGGTGGGGCTTCAAGATGGAAGGCTACGACGGCATCAAGGAAAACATCCCGATGGTCCATGCCGCTGGCGCCTGCGCCATCGTGCACTCGGATGATCCCAACGGCGTGCAGCGTCTGAACCAGGAAGCCGCCAAGGCCCTGGGCGCTGGCCGTCGCGCTGGCATCAACATCTCCGAGGCCGAGGCCTGGCAGTGGCTGAGCCTCAACCCGGCCAAAGCTCTGGGCATCGCCGACAAGACCGGCAGCCTGGAGAACGGCAAGATGGCCGACGTGGTGCTGTGGAACGGCGATCCGTTCAGCGCCTACAGCCGCGCCGAGAAGGTGTGGGTCGACGGCGCGCTGCTGTTCGATGCCAACAATCCGAAGTTGCGTCCGGTTTCTGACTTCGAACTGGGTCAGCCCGGCGAAGGAGATGCGAAATGA
- a CDS encoding peptide MFS transporter, which produces MWERFGYYGMRAILILYLTKHFLFDDGEAAGIYASYTALVYLTPLIGGMIADRYLGSRGAVKFGAVMMMLGYFGLAFGGPQTQQFLEYNNGRYPIEIVDVGNDRTEQFVTVDGARMRLLPGMEGSVVLRGTGEAATAPETTLAQGSYSLPVERNQVFLYLMYLSLSFVIIGNGFFKPNISTVVGDLYSPQDKRRENGFYIFYIGINLGSVLGQILLPNLRQNFGFDVAFAAAGVGMTIAWAIATFSDRIMEGYGEAPNPTSLVKKVFAGLSLRWTIYVLAFAALVPAWILVQQNELVGILLATFGFGSYIAMILYAVLKCGSVERNRMIVAVVLSMSTIVFWSLFEQAGTTLTLFADRNTDREVFGWVMPADQVQFFNALFVVSLAPVFAIFWSMLQKRGLEPSTPVKFSLGLVQVGLGFLLLVYAMDTADANGQVALVWLAAAYLLHTMGELCLSPVGLSMITKLSVPRVVGLMMGMWFLSTSLGQYVVGLISERAAVESVGGAVNPHESLAVYAQTFNEVGLFAVGFGIFMLVISPLLKRGMHGVN; this is translated from the coding sequence ATGTGGGAGCGCTTTGGCTACTATGGCATGAGGGCAATCCTCATTCTCTATCTGACCAAGCATTTCCTGTTCGATGACGGCGAGGCCGCCGGAATCTACGCCAGCTACACGGCTCTGGTTTACCTCACCCCGCTGATCGGCGGCATGATCGCCGACCGCTATCTTGGTTCGCGCGGCGCGGTGAAGTTCGGCGCCGTCATGATGATGCTCGGCTATTTCGGCCTGGCCTTCGGCGGTCCACAGACCCAGCAGTTCCTCGAATACAACAATGGCCGCTACCCGATCGAAATTGTCGATGTGGGCAACGATCGCACCGAGCAATTCGTCACGGTGGACGGCGCGCGGATGCGGCTGCTGCCCGGCATGGAGGGCAGCGTCGTGCTGCGCGGCACGGGCGAGGCGGCTACTGCGCCGGAGACGACCCTGGCCCAGGGCAGCTACAGCCTGCCGGTGGAACGCAACCAGGTCTTCCTGTACCTGATGTACCTGTCGCTTTCATTCGTCATCATCGGCAACGGCTTCTTCAAGCCGAACATCTCGACCGTGGTGGGCGACCTCTATTCGCCGCAGGACAAGCGGCGCGAGAACGGCTTCTACATCTTCTACATCGGCATCAACCTCGGCTCGGTTCTCGGCCAGATCCTGCTGCCCAACCTGCGCCAGAACTTCGGTTTCGACGTGGCGTTCGCCGCCGCGGGCGTCGGCATGACCATCGCCTGGGCCATCGCCACCTTCAGCGACCGCATCATGGAAGGCTACGGCGAGGCGCCCAATCCGACCTCTCTCGTCAAGAAGGTCTTCGCCGGGCTCAGCCTGCGCTGGACCATCTACGTGCTGGCCTTCGCGGCGCTGGTTCCGGCATGGATCCTGGTGCAGCAGAACGAGCTGGTGGGCATCCTGCTCGCCACCTTCGGCTTTGGCTCCTACATCGCCATGATCCTCTATGCCGTGCTCAAGTGCGGCTCGGTGGAGCGCAACCGCATGATCGTGGCGGTGGTGCTCAGCATGTCGACCATCGTGTTCTGGTCGCTGTTCGAGCAGGCGGGCACCACGCTCACCCTGTTCGCGGACCGCAACACCGACCGCGAGGTGTTCGGCTGGGTCATGCCCGCCGATCAGGTGCAGTTCTTCAACGCCCTGTTCGTCGTCAGCCTGGCGCCGGTGTTCGCCATCTTCTGGTCCATGCTGCAGAAGCGGGGCCTGGAACCCTCGACCCCGGTGAAGTTCTCGCTCGGCCTCGTTCAGGTGGGGCTCGGCTTCCTGCTGCTGGTCTATGCCATGGACACCGCCGACGCCAACGGCCAGGTGGCGCTGGTGTGGCTGGCGGCGGCCTACCTGCTCCACACCATGGGCGAGCTGTGCCTGTCGCCCGTGGGCCTGTCCATGATCACCAAGCTGTCGGTGCCGCGCGTCGTCGGCCTGATGATGGGCATGTGGTTTTTGTCGACCTCACTTGGCCAGTACGTCGTTGGCCTCATCAGTGAGCGCGCTGCCGTCGAGTCCGTCGGCGGCGCCGTCAACCCGCATGAATCCCTTGCCGTCTACGCGCAGACCTTCAACGAGGTTGGTCTGTTCGCCGTCGGCTTCGGGATTTTCATGCTGGTCATTTCGCCGCTGCTTAAGCGCGGTATGCATGGAGTGAACTGA
- a CDS encoding nitroreductase family protein, translating to MTVFNDRTSALSLLLTRRSAKARDLAGPGPSEAELRQILTVAARVPDHGKLAPWRFVIIPQEQRDAFGESLVASLKAEKPEASEVEVEAQRQFARQAPTMIAVLSRVKQDIPIPAWEQELSAGAACQNMLLAAHALGYHANWLTTWPAYSEKVVALLGGEPGDRIAGFIFIGTGTRPDEERPRPNLDAITTLWSPRG from the coding sequence ATGACCGTTTTCAATGACCGCACCTCCGCCCTCAGCCTGCTGCTCACCCGCCGCTCCGCCAAGGCGCGCGATCTGGCCGGGCCGGGGCCGAGCGAGGCGGAACTGCGCCAGATCCTGACGGTGGCGGCGCGCGTGCCGGACCATGGCAAGCTGGCGCCGTGGCGGTTCGTCATCATCCCGCAGGAGCAGCGGGACGCCTTCGGCGAGAGCCTCGTCGCTTCCCTGAAGGCCGAAAAGCCGGAGGCTTCGGAGGTGGAGGTCGAGGCCCAGCGCCAGTTCGCGCGCCAGGCCCCGACGATGATCGCGGTGCTCAGCCGGGTGAAGCAGGACATTCCCATTCCCGCCTGGGAGCAGGAACTCTCCGCCGGCGCGGCGTGCCAAAACATGCTGCTGGCCGCCCATGCGCTCGGCTACCACGCCAACTGGCTGACCACCTGGCCCGCCTATTCTGAGAAGGTTGTCGCCCTGCTCGGCGGCGAGCCGGGAGACCGCATCGCCGGGTTCATCTTCATCGGCACCGGCACCCGGCCGGATGAGGAGCGCCCCCGCCCCAACCTCGATGCCATCACCACCCTCTGGTCCCCGCGCGGCTGA
- a CDS encoding MerR family transcriptional regulator produces the protein MAEKLYTIGELARLSGVSVRRIRFYSDEGLLPPRTRTFSGYRVYSDADAAQLDLIRALREAGIGLDVIKSILARRLSLKAVLEMRLETLEAEIASQRRVAAVLRATLRIPDPSERDLRRLWTMTSMSKAEFRARVERFVDKVAEGTPMDDAWRQRMIELNTPDLPEEPTPEQIDAWNEIMSILSDEAYIDAMRADMARVWTDGFDAAAYAAASEEIFAKVRVAMDAGAEPTSQTGRALAQEWLERSARCMRREPDEAFLAWHLGQYRKYHARSVRYHELQAILRGSDTATTSGAEWRWLTNAMTQLVAQPA, from the coding sequence ATGGCTGAGAAACTGTACACGATCGGCGAGCTTGCGCGCCTCAGCGGCGTCTCGGTGCGGCGTATCCGCTTCTACTCCGACGAAGGCCTGCTGCCGCCGAGAACACGGACTTTCAGCGGATATCGGGTCTATTCCGATGCGGATGCGGCGCAGCTCGATTTGATTCGGGCGTTGCGGGAGGCAGGCATCGGCCTTGATGTCATCAAGAGCATCCTGGCACGGCGGCTTTCGCTGAAAGCCGTGCTCGAGATGCGCCTGGAGACGCTTGAAGCCGAGATTGCCTCCCAGCGCCGGGTCGCCGCCGTGCTGCGGGCGACGCTTCGGATACCCGATCCAAGCGAACGCGATCTGAGGAGATTATGGACCATGACCAGCATGTCCAAAGCCGAGTTCCGGGCGAGAGTGGAGCGGTTCGTCGATAAGGTGGCCGAAGGCACCCCGATGGACGATGCCTGGAGGCAGCGCATGATCGAACTCAACACGCCCGATCTGCCGGAGGAGCCAACGCCCGAGCAGATCGATGCCTGGAACGAGATCATGAGCATCCTGTCCGACGAGGCATACATCGACGCCATGCGCGCCGACATGGCGCGTGTCTGGACGGATGGGTTCGATGCGGCGGCCTATGCCGCGGCGTCGGAGGAGATCTTCGCCAAGGTGCGCGTGGCCATGGATGCGGGGGCGGAGCCGACCTCCCAGACCGGCCGGGCGCTGGCGCAGGAGTGGCTGGAACGTTCGGCCAGGTGTATGCGGCGAGAGCCGGACGAGGCGTTCCTGGCGTGGCATCTTGGCCAATACCGCAAATATCACGCCCGCTCGGTACGCTATCATGAGCTGCAGGCCATTTTGCGCGGTAGCGACACCGCGACCACCTCCGGCGCTGAATGGCGCTGGCTCACCAACGCCATGACGCAGCTCGTCGCGCAGCCCGCCTGA